The genomic segment atgatatactgaaacaagttgggttgtagaagttttgttatttctcttaaaagccgtaaaaatacttcaaaatggcgttTTATATcgtatgaatagtggcgaaaacaatgtcttttagtgcgatctcttaaaatgtgatttgttttgaacattagctaccacgggttattgtttaggagatcggattttggcagctcgacaaacagaacttaattttctaaagactataggcactcgttttgaaaactaagagttgggatCGTGACGTCACACGATCGTAGCCTATAAAAGGCAAATCATTCAGCGCCCCCTGGAGTTGGGCACAGcaatttctgtgtttattttggcttgaattttaACTTTAATTAACCGTTTTTAATTTCTCTTAGCTAAACTTCGATAATCAATCTAAAAGCTAAAATTCTTAAATGTCTTGCGCTAACTCATGATGAAGTGGCAAGGCGAAACGCAAGTTTTGATGCCAGCTGGCTGTTTTGAGCTCTTGCACGCGCCCGTTTACGACACGTTCATTAGTATGCGGCACTGCTCATGAACCCAGTTAAGAACAGGCCAACCCATTCATAACTAGgatcttttattttctagtcTCCTTGCCAGTCCAACCCTTGTCTTCATGGAAGCCGTTGCCAAGCAACGTACACTGATGACACGTATACATGCGCTTGTTTACAAGGATATACTGGAAGGCACTGCGAGACGGGTAATATTCGATGAAAAAAACGTTCGAAAGCTGATAAATAGTAGGCAATTAGCAAAAGAAAACATGagagtttttttcttgttgatACCGCCTTTTGTTATTGACTACATTTCGTGGAGAAGTCACCTacagctgtttttttttctagacatAAATGAATGCCAAAGCAATCCCTGCCTAAATGGAGCCAAGTGCAATGATCACGTGAATGGATACACGTGCAAGTGTGCGCCGGGATATACTGGCATCGTATGCCAACAAGGTAAACACATTTTGTTATGACACGTACTCATGCTGTCCTTGTTTACTGGAATATGGAAAGCACGGTGGGACGTGTAAGAAAAGAGCATTATGCCCTCTTTTGTGTAAGTTAATACTTTGTTACATCGGACGCATTAGCCCGTCGTATGCGGATAGCTCAGAATTCATTTAAAGTTCGTATTCTTTATCTCAACGGCGATAGAAGCATGTGAGTTCGTTTGCGACAAATCCGAAATGTGCGTCTGAACGTGTTTGCGCTTATTGTCTCAACTCCTCTACTGTCTCAACCTCTTCTACTGTCTCAATCTCCTTAACTTCTCAACCTCCTCTTCTGTCTGGCATCGTATGCCAACAAGGTAAACACATTTGTTATGACACAATCTCCTTAACTCTCTCAACCTCCTCTACTGTCTCAATCTCCTCTACTGTCTCAATCTCCTTTACTGTCTCAACCTCAACCTCTCAACCTCTGTCTCAATCTCCTCCTTGTCTCAATCTCCTCTACTATATCCTCTACTGTCTCAATCTCCTCTACTGTCTCAATATCCTTTACTGTCTCAATCTCCTTTACTGTCTCAATCTCCTTACTGTCTCAATCTGCTCTTTGTCTCAATCTCCTTTACTGTCTTAATCTCCTCTTTGTCGCAATCTCCTCTAATGTCTCAATCTCCTCTACTATCTCCTCTACTGTCTCAATCTCCTCTACTGTCTCAATCTCCTTTACTGTCTCAATCTCCTTTACTGTCTCAATCTCCTCTACCGTCTCAATCCCCTCTACTGTCTCAATCCCCTCTACTGCTGTGCTCTGTTTCTCGATGTTCTTATCTGCACCAGTGTTATTGACCTTTTCTGCCTTATCTACTAGTGAAATAACCTCTCACTCTTTTTTAGCCGGAAAATGTGAAGGCTTCTGAAACTTTTTTATTGACTACATCCTgcccttttttttctagacaTAAATGAATGCCAAAGTAATCCTTGCCTAAATGGAGCCACGTGCAATGATCACGTGAATGGATACACGTGCAAGTGTGCGCCGGGATATACTGGCATCGTATGCCAACAAGGTAAATGCATTTTGTTATGACACGTACTCATGCTGTCCTTGTTTACTGGAATATACGGAAAGCACGGTGGGACGTGTAAGTTAGTTAGTATTTTGTTACCTTGGACGCATTGGCCCGTCGTATCTGGGCATCTCAGAATACATATGAACTGcgtaaatatatattttaaaaagagtTTTAGGGCATATATTAAGCCTTTTCCAACACGATAGCAAGAGAATATGTGTCGTTTTCGAAGCCTTACGCCCTCAATCGACCAAATCCATTTAAGAAGACCAATCAGGCCCCTAATTTACGCTCCCGCAAAGTTCTATTACAATGTTGTCTTCCTTTTGGTACAGACTGTTTGATTTTTGAGGGAGTGGGGGGGAGCTGGTTGAAAGAAATAATCGAGCAAGGTTCAGGCCCATAAAAAATGATACAAGCAAAGCCTACTAGAACAATTCCAATAAGCCATTCTTCTACAATTTCCTCTACTATCCTCCACAATCTCCTCTACTGTCTCAATCTTCTCCCTTATCTCAATCTCTTCTACTGTCTCAATTTTCTCTACTGTCTCCATCTCTTCTACTGTCTCAATCTCCTCTACTGTCACAATGTCCTTTACTGTCTCAATCTCCTCTACTGTCTCAATCTCCTCTACTGTTTCAATCTCCTTTACTGTCTCAATCTCCTTTACTGTCTCAATCTCCTCTACTGTCTCAATCCCCTCTACTGTCTCAATCCCCTCTACTGCTGTGCTCTGTTTCTCGATGTTCTTATCCCCACCAGTGTTATTGACCTTTTCTGCCTTATCTACTAGTGATATAACCTCTTACTCTTTTTTAGCCGGAAAATGTGAAGGCTTCTGAAACTTTTTTATTGACTACATCCTgcccttttttttctagacaTAAATGAATGCCAAAGTAATCCTTGCCTAAATGGAGCCACGTGCAATGATCACGTGAATGGATACACGTGCAAGTGTGCGCCGGGATATACTGGCATCGTATGCCAACAAGGTAAACACATTTTGTTATGACACGTACTCATGCTGTCCTTGTTTACTGGAATATGGAAAGCACGGTGGTACGTGTAAGCAAAGAGCATTATGCCCTCTTTTGTGTAAGTTAATACTTTGTTACATCGGACGCATTAGCCCGTCGTATGCGGATAGCTCAgaattcatttaaaattcgTATTCTTTATCTCAACGGCGATAGACGCATGTGGGTTCGTTTGCGACAAATCCGAAATGTGCGTCTGAACGTGTTTGCGCTTATTGTCTCAACTCCTCTACTGTCTCAATCTCTTCTACTGTCTCAATCTCCTTAACTTCTCAACCTCCTCTTCTGTCTGGCATCGTATGCCAACAAGGTAAACACATTTGTTATGACACAATCTCCTTAACTCTCTCAACCTCCTCTACTGTCTCAATCTCCTCTACTGTCTCAATCTCCTTTACTGTCTCAACCTCAACCTCTCAACCTCTGTCTCAATCTCCTCTTTGTCTCAATCTCCTCTACTATATCCTCTACTGTCTCAATCTCCTCTACTGTCTCAATATCCTTTACTGTCTCAATATCCTTTACTGTCTCAATCTCCTTTACTGTCTCAATCTCCTTACTGTCTCAATCTGCTCTTTGTCTCAATCTCCTTTACTGTCTTAATCTCCTCTTTGTCGCAATCTCCTCTACTATCTCCTCTACTGTCTCAATCTCCTCTACTGTTTCAATCTCCTTTACTGTCTCAATCTCCTTTACTGTCTCAATCTCCTCTACTGTCTCAATCCCCTCTACTGTCTCAATCCCCTCTACTGCTGTGCTCTGTTTCTCGATGTTCTTATCCCCACCAGTGTTATTGACCTTTTCTGCCTTATCTACTAGTGAAATAACCTCTCACTCTTTTTTAGCCGGAAAATGTGAAGGCTTCTGAAACTTTTTTATTGACTACATCCTgcccttttttttctagacaTAAATGAATGCCAAAGTAATCCTTGCCTAAATGGAGCCACGTGCAATGATCACGTGAATGGATACACGTGCAAGTGTGCGCCGGGATATACTGGCATCGTATGCCAACAAGGTAAATGCATTTTGTTATGACACGTACTCATGCTGTCCTTGTTTACTGGAATATACGGAAAGCACGGTGGGACGTGTAAGTTAGTTAGTATTTTGTTACCTTGGACGCATTGGCCCGTCGTATCTGGGCATCTCAGAATACATATGAACTGcgtaaatatatattttaaaaagagtTTTAGGGCATATATTAAGCCTTTTCCAACACGATAGCAAGAGAATATGTGTCGTTTTCGAAGCCTTACGCCCTCAATCGACCAAATCCATTTAAGAAGACCAATCAGGCCCCTAATTTACGCTCCCGCAAAGTTCTATTAGAATGTTGTCTTCCTTTTGGTACAGACTGTTTGATTTTTGAGGGAGTGGGGGGGAGCTGGTTGAATGAAATAATCGAGCAAGGTTCAGGCCCATAAAAAATGATACAAGCAAAGCCTACTAGAACAATTCCAATAAGCCATTCTTCTACAATTTCCTCTACTATCCTCCACAATCTCCTCTACTGTCTCAATCTTCTCCCTTATCTCAATCTCTTCTACTGTCTCAATTTTCTCTACTGTCTCCATCTCTTCTACTGTCTCAATCTCCTCTACTGTCACAATGTCCTTTACTGTCTCAATCTCCTCTACTGTCTCATTCTCCTCTATGTCAAGAATTCACgcacaagatggcggacaaaaaaaacacgctTTATTGGGCCAAACCTTATGCCAATTGCGGGCGCGCATGtttgaaaaaatatcaaaaaaaaaaattgagctGCAAAACGTTTATTACTATTGCTAGAGGAGATCTTGTGCTTTAAGTTTGTTCCCAGGCCCTTGGAGTGCAGTATCGATCCATCATTCCAGACGCCCGAATGACCGCATCAAGCTACTGGGATTTTGCGCATGCACCTTGGAATGGACGCCTTTATAACGTGTACGTCAGCGACTCAGTGAATCGGGGAATGTGGACGGCAGGACATACCTCGGTCGGGCAATATCTCCAGGTCGATATTGGGCGATTAGCTGGCGTAACAAAGGTAGCAACTCAAGGTCGACCATGGCAAGATACTCAGTTTGTGACGAGCTACAAGATAGGCTACAGCACTGATCTTATCAACTGGGCTATCTACCGAGAAGGAGGAATCGAAAAGGTCATTAGATAGATACGCATGTGAAACGTGATGACCACCGCTAGATAATGGGGGTCCTGTGGTATTTGCACGCATGGTCTTGTTAGGTGGGAGTTTGTTCACATCATCTGAACATTTCAAGCCCTTCTCGCCTGGAAGTTAAGTTTCAAGCCTTATCGTTAAAGAAAAAAGTTTCAAAACGATTTAAAAGCTTTCGCCCTTCTATTATCAGATATTAAACGCCCCTGCCCTTGTGAATAGAAAAGCAAAGGCTGGTGAGGAAGATTGAGCTGATAAAGCCGTCCTCCAAAATCAGAAACATTTTTGCGCGATTCACAGCACTACAAGGCAAGAGCCCGATGTAGCTTTAGCCGCGttaattgtgtagttccagaaaataccCATACCTACCCATaaaggggattggaaattccggggggtgggggtgggggtggaggGTTTAAACGGCCAGCGGgctggaaattccagaggggtggagCTCATACCTCCGACACCTCcatggggggtatggatattttctggaactacacattgaaATTAAAGATATATTTGAATGTCAATGCTTATTCGCAGGTTTTCGATCTTAACTTTTATTTCATACAATTTTTATCCTGCTAGGTTTCAGGTCTAGCTataatttgtcatttttatttcacaGGTTTTTCCAGGCAACACAGACGCAAGTAGCACGGTCTTTAACTATTTTACTGCACCATTTCCAGCTCGTGGTGTCCGGTTCATCGCTCAATCCTGGTATCGTTATATTTCAATGCGTGTGGAAATCTATGGATGTGGCTGAAAAGATTATGCGAAGAAACACTCTAGACACTTAACAGAGATTTCACCCTCCACCAAAAAATACATGCGGCAGCATGTAACAAATTAACAAAAACCTTTTAACAAATACGCCAGCTTCCAATGGactaaaagtatttttttgaTGAAGCCAAGGGTGGTAGGAACAGTGATTGTCAGGCTAAATTCTGATATTGAACAACTTAAAACTCTTGAATTTGGTTGAAATGTACCTTGTTTGCGACGCGCTCGGGTTCTTTAATCAAACACAGGGAGCGCGTCTCAACAAGGCATATTTCAGCCAAATTAGAGGGAAATTCTTACAAACActgttcctaccgcccttgTAAAGCTTGCTAGCCGGTTCTTATTGTATTCGGGATtaatggtataactagaaaaactacaggcaagctgtagaaaaactggatggtctgcgtaggcgtggtgtagacaaggtataaatcaacacaaggttaaatgttaaacgcctctgtgaaacgaCGGATTAGTTgggctgacgtttcgagcgttagcccttcgtcggagctCCTTGCATTCGGGATTAGTCGGAAATGTTTGCGAATATTAAATCCCACTTGCCCCAGTCCACCTCGACCTTCGCGCGCACCACAGGGTTCCCGAAAATAAACATATTTGAATGTCTTCCGAATAAGTGCTGGTTAGCAGGCTATTATGGACGTTTGTTTTGTTAGCTACGAGATATAGCTTGTTATCACACAGTTAGCGTTGATTCTACTTCGCCATTGCGAAGTCACGTGTGAGATAGCGCGCGCGAAAGAAAACAGGCAGGCAGTTTTTGCGTTCGGATTCGAGCAGGCCGGTCAACGACTCGTTGACCACATCCGAAAAGCATAAACAATGGCGAAAGACGAGGAATTCAACGACGAAATACTACAAGCAGACCCAGAGCGAGATAAAAATAGGCTTCTTCGCCAGTTATTGACAACTATGAACGCCAATATGTGCGAAATGAGCGGATCACTCAGAGCTCTCAAACGTGGCGCAAATGGCGACCATGAGGCAGACCCTGCCATAAAAGCCGCAAAGACGGCAAATACTGCTTCGAATGCGAAGTCAGAGGGGATTTCTGACACTGCTAAAGATCTCCTAGACTTCAACAAAAATGAGAGCAAGGCTGCAGAGCCGGAAGAACAGCATTCCATTCACGAATCGCTGTTAGATGACCTTGCTAAACCGATCGACACGAAGGAGCGAACGGCAGAGCCGGTGAATCAAAAATTGGCTGACGGGGCCAACAAAAGCTGGCTTAAGAAGCTAAGCGAAGAACATTCAAGGGACACAGCAGACAAATACCTGCGTCCTAATATGTAGCCATGTTGTGGTCCCCAAAGTAAACGAAGAAATCTGGGGAAAATTAACACGACAAGTGAAACAAAGGATGTCAAATTTTCCCGCCTTCAAAACAACATAACCCAGGCTGGCCATATGGCAGTGAAAACTGCGGACTCTTTGCTTAAATTGTCAGCCAAAGCTGACAAAGAGTTTCTCGCAGAGTTGGGAAACCTTTTAACTCTTTCGACGGATGCTCTGACAATTTTAGGGCATGCCAGTTTTTAGCTATCTTAGCTAGATGACATAAAGCCTCACCTTAACAAGGAATATGGCGACCTGTGTGCCGCAAGTGTACCGGTGACAGAGTGGTTGTTTGGGGATGATTTACAAACCAAACTAACTCACATTCAAGCTGCTAACAAAACTGGAAATACTGCCAGTGTTTCTACATTCAACAGACCCAACAGCAGGTCTAACAACAGACCTAATAACAGGAATTTGTTCAGCCCGAGCACCGCCGGCTCAGGGTCGGCAGAACTGGCAGAACAACAAAGGCAAGTCGCCATTCATCCCTCGCGCGAACAGCGCACGGATCAACAACAAAGGAAGTAGATTCCGTAGATGTTGTTTTACAGCCGGCTAAGATGAGCGAATTTGAGTCCCTTGTACCGTCACTTGTCGAGGTATACAGGCTTAAAGCCAAAAATTTTCTAGCGGGCCAACTTCCATTTTATATTAATGTGTGGAAAACACTTACCTCTGACCCAGAAATTTTGGAAACTATGGCGGGACAGCACATCGATTTTACCACAATTCCTGAACAAACTAATCCTCCTTTTCAGCTAACATGGCATGTAGTGGTGTGTGAGTTCTCTAAATC from the Nematostella vectensis chromosome 4, jaNemVect1.1, whole genome shotgun sequence genome contains:
- the LOC5511031 gene encoding fibropellin-1, producing the protein MSHSYIAKLWAFLLTATTVASSTEVCESGLKRSPTIKTFSLGRFKEHKGSYLNVPAFSTSLVKKKTMCQVKCLKEKSCVAMNVASSANHVGEFWCELLSDDKYNSFVKFGPNSTADHYSIYSPCQSNPCLHGSRCQATYTDDTYTCACLQGYTGRHCETDINECQSNPCLNGAKCNDHVNGYTCKCAPGYTGIVCQQDINECQSNPCLNGATCNDHVNGYTCKCAPGYTGIVCQQDINECQSNPCLNGATCNDHVNGYTCKCAPGYTGIVCQQDINECQSNPCLNGATCNDHVNGYTCKCAPGYTGIVCQQVCSQALGVQYRSIIPDARMTASSYWDFAHAPWNGRLYNVYVSDSVNRGMWTAGHTSVGQYLQVDIGRLAGVTKVATQGRPWQDTQFVTSYKIGYSTDLINWAIYREGGIEKVFPGNTDASSTVFNYFTAPFPARGVRFIAQSWYRYISMRVEIYGCG